The Thiohalorhabdus denitrificans genome has a segment encoding these proteins:
- a CDS encoding OsmC family protein yields the protein MTTKTVVNGVDVDQLVDTVGAIKEQPDIAKFRFRASNQWVNGGHSRTTIQSFYGAGQEDDTRSEPIVLDSDEPPVLLGENKGANAVETVLHALASCMSVGFAYNAAAQGIRVDGMEMDLEGDIDLHGFLGLSESTRPGYENIRLSCRIKTDASEDKLAELSEQVQKTSPVLDILRNPVPTSVHLEKAP from the coding sequence ATGACCACGAAAACCGTAGTGAACGGGGTCGACGTCGACCAGCTGGTGGACACCGTAGGCGCCATCAAGGAGCAGCCGGATATCGCCAAGTTCCGGTTCCGCGCCAGCAACCAGTGGGTCAACGGCGGCCATTCCCGCACCACCATCCAGTCCTTCTACGGCGCCGGTCAGGAGGACGACACCCGGAGCGAGCCCATCGTGCTGGACTCCGACGAGCCGCCGGTACTCCTGGGCGAAAACAAGGGAGCCAACGCCGTGGAGACCGTGCTCCACGCCCTGGCCTCCTGCATGAGCGTGGGCTTCGCCTACAACGCCGCCGCCCAGGGCATCCGGGTGGACGGGATGGAAATGGACCTGGAGGGGGACATCGACCTCCACGGCTTCCTGGGTCTGTCGGAAAGCACGCGGCCGGGATACGAGAACATCCGGCTTTCCTGCCGGATCAAGACGGATGCCTCGGAGGATAAGCTGGCGGAGCTGAGCGAGCAGGTGCAGAAGACCTCGCCCGTGTTGGACATCCTCCGGAACCCGGTACCCACCTCGGTCCATCTGGAAAAGGCGCCCTGA
- a CDS encoding Dabb family protein, with protein sequence MVKHIVMWRLKDQAQGNSRSANAELVKEKLEALEGRIPGLLKVEVGLDFSATESSADVVLYTELESREALEAYQVHPEHEAVKAFIGEVTAERWVVDYEV encoded by the coding sequence GTGGTCAAGCACATCGTGATGTGGCGCCTGAAGGACCAGGCGCAAGGGAACAGCCGGTCCGCCAACGCGGAGCTGGTGAAGGAGAAGCTGGAGGCCCTGGAAGGGCGCATTCCCGGGCTGCTGAAGGTGGAGGTGGGCCTGGATTTCAGCGCTACGGAGAGCTCCGCGGATGTGGTTCTCTACACCGAGCTGGAGAGCCGAGAGGCGCTGGAGGCGTACCAAGTCCATCCCGAGCATGAAGCGGTAAAGGCCTTCATCGGGGAGGTTACGGCGGAGCGCTGGGTGGTGGACTACGAGGTCTAG
- a CDS encoding DUF3817 domain-containing protein, which translates to MRLFRLVSLIEGLSLLTLLLVAIPLRAYLGLHEAVYYVGWTHGILFLVYGALALVVSHWQGWSIAYWLMVFLLGAVPFGFLVVDGQLKRALRSSEALEAA; encoded by the coding sequence ATGAGGTTGTTCCGGCTCGTCAGCCTGATCGAGGGGCTGTCCCTGCTGACGTTGCTGCTTGTCGCCATACCCCTGCGTGCCTACCTCGGCCTGCACGAGGCGGTGTACTACGTGGGCTGGACGCACGGCATCCTGTTCCTGGTCTATGGGGCCCTGGCGCTTGTGGTCAGCCACTGGCAGGGATGGTCCATCGCCTATTGGCTGATGGTGTTCCTGCTGGGCGCCGTGCCCTTCGGCTTTCTGGTCGTGGACGGCCAGTTGAAGCGCGCCCTGCGTTCCTCGGAGGCGCTTGAGGCGGCCTGA
- a CDS encoding cytochrome P460 family protein, producing the protein MKERRPYPSYGLAMSSLCAIAGLAFALSGCETGGTTMPEVASEEEGPPFGGQASVNYADSLWQAMNNARLVGPDAVQTVPYQGQEPHGAVLETLYGEVSVGGIAGVAGHEGQVIVKRNYMGEDITNAKVAKDRDRYLASVTVMFKREPGYDPEHNDWFWVKYEPDGSVASDEQGMKLAGRVAKGQDEGCIACHSEQKDNDYQYNKSDFINE; encoded by the coding sequence ATGAAGGAGCGTAGACCGTATCCCTCCTACGGCTTGGCCATGTCTTCGCTGTGTGCGATCGCCGGCCTGGCCTTCGCCCTTTCGGGCTGCGAAACGGGCGGCACGACCATGCCCGAGGTCGCCAGCGAGGAGGAGGGCCCTCCGTTCGGCGGGCAGGCCTCGGTGAATTACGCCGACAGCCTCTGGCAGGCCATGAACAACGCCCGTCTGGTGGGGCCGGACGCCGTCCAGACCGTGCCCTACCAGGGGCAGGAGCCCCACGGCGCGGTCCTGGAGACCCTCTACGGCGAGGTCAGCGTCGGCGGCATCGCCGGGGTGGCGGGGCACGAAGGCCAGGTCATCGTGAAGCGCAACTACATGGGGGAGGACATCACAAACGCCAAGGTGGCCAAGGATCGCGATCGGTACCTGGCCTCGGTCACGGTGATGTTCAAGCGGGAACCGGGCTACGACCCGGAGCATAACGACTGGTTCTGGGTCAAGTACGAGCCCGATGGCAGCGTGGCCTCCGACGAACAGGGCATGAAGCTCGCCGGCCGGGTCGCCAAGGGCCAGGACGAGGGCTGCATCGCCTGCCACTCGGAGCAGAAGGACAACGACTACCAGTACAACAAGAGCGATTTCATCAACGAGTGA
- a CDS encoding catalase, translating to MTDESKPTTTDGGAPVSSDEHSLTVGADGPIVLHDHYLMEQMANFNRERIPERQPHAKGGGAFGRFEVTQDVSAYTRAAFLQPGAKTDVLIRFSTVAGERGSPDTWRDPRGFAVKFYTGEGNFDMVGNDTPVFFVRDPMKFQHFIRSQKRRADTNLRDHDMQWDFWTLSPESAHQVAWLMGDRGIPASWRHMNGYSSHTYMWVNAEGKKYWVKYHFKTDQGIKCLTQEQADSLAGSDSDYHTRDLYNAIERGDHPSWTLYMQIMPFEEAETYRFNPFDLTKVWPHGDYPLTEVGKLTLDRNPTDYHTEIEQAAFEPNNQVPGTGFSPDKMLLARVLAYADAHRSRLGVNYKQIPVNAPKCPVHSYSKDGAMRVQNVSDPVYAPNSKGGPAADPERYPEAATWSASGELVRHAYTPRRDDGDFVQAHALVREVMDEEARTRLVSNVVGHLSAGVSGPVLERAFQYWRNIDEEVGKRIEAGVRGD from the coding sequence ATGACCGATGAATCCAAGCCCACCACCACCGACGGTGGAGCGCCGGTTTCCAGCGACGAGCACTCCCTGACCGTGGGGGCGGACGGCCCGATCGTCCTGCACGACCACTACCTGATGGAGCAGATGGCCAACTTCAACCGCGAGCGGATCCCCGAGCGCCAGCCCCACGCCAAAGGCGGCGGCGCCTTCGGTCGCTTTGAGGTCACGCAGGACGTGAGCGCCTACACCAGGGCGGCCTTCCTCCAACCGGGCGCCAAGACCGACGTGCTGATCCGGTTTTCCACCGTCGCCGGGGAGCGCGGCAGCCCCGATACCTGGCGGGACCCGCGCGGCTTCGCGGTGAAGTTCTATACCGGGGAAGGCAACTTCGACATGGTCGGGAACGATACCCCGGTCTTCTTCGTCCGCGATCCGATGAAGTTCCAGCACTTCATCCGCTCGCAGAAGCGCCGCGCCGACACCAACCTGCGCGACCACGACATGCAGTGGGATTTCTGGACGCTGTCGCCGGAGTCGGCCCACCAGGTGGCCTGGCTCATGGGCGATCGCGGCATCCCGGCGAGCTGGCGGCACATGAACGGCTATTCGAGCCACACCTACATGTGGGTCAACGCCGAGGGGAAGAAATACTGGGTCAAGTACCACTTCAAGACCGATCAGGGGATCAAATGCCTGACCCAGGAGCAGGCCGACAGCCTGGCCGGAAGCGACAGCGACTACCACACCCGCGACCTGTACAACGCCATCGAACGGGGCGACCACCCGAGCTGGACGCTGTACATGCAGATCATGCCGTTCGAGGAGGCCGAGACCTACCGCTTCAACCCTTTCGACCTGACCAAGGTCTGGCCGCACGGGGACTACCCGCTGACCGAAGTGGGCAAGCTGACCCTCGACCGCAACCCGACCGACTACCACACCGAGATCGAGCAGGCCGCCTTCGAGCCCAACAACCAAGTCCCCGGCACCGGGTTCAGCCCCGACAAGATGCTGCTGGCGCGGGTGCTCGCCTACGCGGACGCCCACCGCTCCCGGCTCGGGGTGAACTACAAACAGATCCCCGTAAACGCGCCCAAATGCCCGGTCCACAGCTACAGCAAGGACGGCGCCATGCGGGTGCAGAACGTCTCCGATCCGGTGTACGCGCCCAATTCCAAGGGCGGCCCCGCCGCCGACCCGGAACGCTATCCCGAGGCGGCGACCTGGTCCGCCAGCGGCGAGCTCGTCCGCCACGCCTACACCCCGCGCCGGGACGATGGCGACTTCGTCCAGGCCCACGCCCTCGTCCGGGAGGTGATGGATGAGGAGGCCCGCACCCGGCTCGTCTCCAACGTGGTCGGGCACCTGTCGGCGGGGGTTTCCGGCCCGGTTCTGGAGCGGGCCTTTCAATATTGGCGCAACATCGACGAAGAGGTGGGCAAGCGCATCGAGGCCGGGGTCCGGGGCGACTGA
- a CDS encoding GYD domain-containing protein — translation MNTYMILFGFTDQGIRDIKESPARVEAAKEMVRSMGGEMKDFYGILGHPHYDTIFIFDAPDEEAVAKAVLAIAAGGNVRTESHRLFSEDEYRKVISDLP, via the coding sequence ATGAATACGTACATGATTCTGTTCGGCTTCACGGACCAGGGGATCCGGGACATCAAGGAGAGCCCGGCCCGGGTGGAGGCCGCCAAGGAGATGGTCCGGTCCATGGGGGGTGAGATGAAGGACTTCTACGGGATCCTTGGGCACCCGCATTACGACACCATCTTCATCTTCGACGCCCCCGACGAGGAGGCGGTGGCCAAGGCCGTGCTGGCCATCGCCGCGGGCGGGAACGTCCGGACCGAGTCCCACCGCCTTTTCTCCGAGGACGAATACCGGAAGGTCATCTCGGACCTGCCCTGA